The Xenorhabdus poinarii G6 nucleotide sequence AAACTCAGATGAAACCAATATGATTGCATGCCAAATAGCTTACTCTCTATTTAACACACCGAATAAGGTCGCCCGGATACGTTCATCAGAATATATCCGAGAATCAGAGAAACTATTCCAACCTGATCATATTCCTATTGATTATTTAATATCTCCTGAACAATTAGTTATTGATTACATCTATAAATTGATTCAATACCCTGGAGCATTACAAGTTGTGAATTTTGCGGAGGGGCGTGTCAGTATTGTTGCGGTGAAGGCCTATTATGGTGGTTCATTAGTTGGCAATGCCTTGTCTTCACTCCGGGAGCATATGCCACATATTGATAGCAAAGTTGCTGCTATATTTCGTCATGATCGTCCCATTAGGCCACAAGGTTCAACAATTATTGAAGCCGGAGATGAAGTGTTCTTCGTGGCTGCCTCACAGCATATCAGAGCTGTCATGAGTGAACTACAACGTCTTGAAAAGCCATATAAACGTATCATGATTGTTGGTGGTGGCAATGTTGGTGCAGGGTTAGCTTTGCGCCTTGAAAAAGATTACAGCGTCAAACTAATTGAACATAACCAAAAAAGAGCCACGGAATTAGCCGAATTATTACATGATACCATTGTGTTCTATGGCGATGCTTCAGACCAGGAATTGCTAACAGAAGAACACATTGAACAGGTTGACGTTTTTATAGCATTAACAAATGATGATGAAGCCAATATTATGTCAGCTATGCTTGCAAAACGCATGGGCGCTAAAAAAGCCATGGTTCTTATTCAACGCAGTGCATATGTTGATTTAGTACAAGGCGGAGTCATTGATATTGCAATCTCTCCTCAACAGGCAACAGTATCAGCACTACTTGGTCATGTTCGCAAGGCAGATATTGTCAGTGTATTCTCATTAAGAAGGGGAGTGGCTGAAGCCATCGAAGCCATAGCTCATGGTGATGAGCATACTTCAAAAGTGGTTGGGCGTAAGATAGGTGATATCAAATTACCACCAGGCACAACAATCGGTGCCATTGTCCGTAGTGAAGAAGTCATCATTGCTAATGATTATAGTATTATTCAACAAGGTGATCATGTAATCATGTTTATTACTGACAAAAAATTTGTCCCGGAAGTAGAAAAGCTTTTCCAACCCAGCCCTTTCTTCCTGTAAAAGCACCAATTAAGTGATTTATTATATTAACCCGAATTCTGGATAAAAAATTGGCGAAGTGCCTGTTCCAAGAGCAAAGTTTTGGTGCACACCAAAAACCGCTCTAAGAAGGAACAGGCAATGAACAAACTAGTTGAAATTTTCTGCGATGTCGATGACTTTTGTCGTTTTTTCATTCCTCAATGGGAACAGTTTTGTCTTAATAAGGGGCATCGTCTACGCCGCAGGCAAGGTCACATGTATCCCAGTGAAATGATGACCATCCTGATCCGCTTTCACATGTCGCATTACCGTGATTTTAAACATTTTTATCTGGAGCATATTTGGAAATATCATCATCACGATTTTCCAACTTTGCTCAGTTATACCCGTTTTGTCAGTGTTTCCCCTTCCGTTTTAGTGCCGCTGTGCAGTTATCTGACTCAGTTAAAAGGAAAGCCCACGGGGATCGCTTTTATTGATTCCACGAGTTTACGCGTGTGCCATAACATTCGTATTCCCCGCCATAAGGTGTTTGAGGGGGTGGCACAGCGAGGAAAAACCTCGATAGGGTGGTTTTACGGTTTCAAATTACACTTGATTGTTAACCATCAGGGCGAAATTCTGGCACTCAAAATCACCGCCGGTAATGTGGATGATCGGGAACCGGTTCGCGAATTAGCAAAAGCATTAACGGGTTCTCTTTATGGTGACAAAGGCTATCTTAGTCAAGAACTGGCAGGTGCTTTAGCGCAAGCGGGTGTAACGTTCATGACAAAAAAGCGCCGTCACATGAAAGCGCAAGTGCTGGCTGAATGGGATAATATAATGTTATCAAAGCGTTTTATTATTGAAACAATTAATGGGCAATTAAAAACCATTTCTCAAATAGAGCATTCCCGGCACCGAAGTATAAAAGGATTTCTATTGACCGTTTTAGGTGGTGTCATTGCTTACTGCCTAAAATGGAAGAAACCGTCACTGAAAGTTTTCTACTCAGAAGAAGATTTTCCAATGACGGCTTAAACGGAATTCGGGTTATATTAATATCATCCAGTTAAAAAATTAGAAGGTCAATAATAACAACTTTAAAAAATTATTATTATTGGCCTCCCAACCACCCTTTTTACCATATTTTTCTTTACGATTATAACTGCCTTTACCTTTCTTATTTTTTTCAACTCGCTGTCTGAACAAAGGATCGTGTAATAAAGCTTCTATCGCATTGTCTTTAATAACGCCTTTTTTATGGCAATATCTTGTCATTATAACCTCTAAGTATAATTAATGAATAAGGCAATTTTTTGATTAAAAACACTGAAATTTTACTCTTAACATTCAGAATAATAAAGAAAAATTATCTATTTATTACATGCCCCTTCTTCCAAAATTTCTAATATAGAACAATATGTACTGACATGCGCACTACCACAACAGGCATCACTCAACATTTTCAAGGAATCGCGCATCTTTTGCATTTCTAATAACTTTTCTTCAACTTCTCGCAGCCTAGAATCAACAATATACTTCGACTCCTGGCATGTATGATGTTCAGGATCAACCCGAATAGAGAGTAACTCTACGATTGCATCCAGTGTAAAACCTAGTTGTTTGGCATAACGGATAAAGCGTAATCGCTGTAAATCCTGTTTAGTATAAAGTCTATAACCCCCATCAGTTCTTTCTCCATGAAGCATCAATCCTTGTTTTTCATAAAAGCGGATGGTATCCGGCGTTACACCTGCTAATTTAGCTAACTGACCAATGCGATACATAGAGAATTTTCCTATTAAGTCGTGAATAAGCACAATACTAACAGAATAGGTTAAAAGATCATCCAGGCGGGAAGATTTGCGGGTTAACGAATAAAGATAAGAGAGTGACTAAAGAAGAAAAATTATCAGAAGGCAATAAAAAACCGGGATAATACCCGGTT carries:
- the trkA gene encoding Trk system potassium transporter TrkA; this translates as MKIIILGAGQVGGTLAENLVDENNDITVVDTDTDRLRQLQDKFDLRVVNGHGSHPRVLREAGAEDADMLVAVTNSDETNMIACQIAYSLFNTPNKVARIRSSEYIRESEKLFQPDHIPIDYLISPEQLVIDYIYKLIQYPGALQVVNFAEGRVSIVAVKAYYGGSLVGNALSSLREHMPHIDSKVAAIFRHDRPIRPQGSTIIEAGDEVFFVAASQHIRAVMSELQRLEKPYKRIMIVGGGNVGAGLALRLEKDYSVKLIEHNQKRATELAELLHDTIVFYGDASDQELLTEEHIEQVDVFIALTNDDEANIMSAMLAKRMGAKKAMVLIQRSAYVDLVQGGVIDIAISPQQATVSALLGHVRKADIVSVFSLRRGVAEAIEAIAHGDEHTSKVVGRKIGDIKLPPGTTIGAIVRSEEVIIANDYSIIQQGDHVIMFITDKKFVPEVEKLFQPSPFFL
- a CDS encoding IS982 family transposase, yielding MNKLVEIFCDVDDFCRFFIPQWEQFCLNKGHRLRRRQGHMYPSEMMTILIRFHMSHYRDFKHFYLEHIWKYHHHDFPTLLSYTRFVSVSPSVLVPLCSYLTQLKGKPTGIAFIDSTSLRVCHNIRIPRHKVFEGVAQRGKTSIGWFYGFKLHLIVNHQGEILALKITAGNVDDREPVRELAKALTGSLYGDKGYLSQELAGALAQAGVTFMTKKRRHMKAQVLAEWDNIMLSKRFIIETINGQLKTISQIEHSRHRSIKGFLLTVLGGVIAYCLKWKKPSLKVFYSEEDFPMTA
- a CDS encoding alternative ribosome-rescue factor A gives rise to the protein MTRYCHKKGVIKDNAIEALLHDPLFRQRVEKNKKGKGSYNRKEKYGKKGGWEANNNNFLKLLLLTF
- the zntR gene encoding Zn(2+)-responsive transcriptional regulator is translated as MYRIGQLAKLAGVTPDTIRFYEKQGLMLHGERTDGGYRLYTKQDLQRLRFIRYAKQLGFTLDAIVELLSIRVDPEHHTCQESKYIVDSRLREVEEKLLEMQKMRDSLKMLSDACCGSAHVSTYCSILEILEEGACNK